Part of the Salinigranum rubrum genome is shown below.
TTCTCCTTCTCGGGGACTTCGGGGTCGTACCGGAACACCTTCAGCTCGACGGTGTCCTCGGCCTCCTTCGCGCGCTCGGCCGCCTCCTCCTGCCGCTCCTGTTCTCGCGCTGCTGCCTTGCGACGGCGCTCGGCACGGCGCTGGTCGCCCTTCGAGGGTGCCTGTTCTTCGGCTTCCGGTTCCGCTTCCTGGGTCTCTGGGACTTGCGTACTCATGGTGTTAGAACGTCGGGAAGCCCGCCCACGCGTTCGCCGTGCGGATGCCCTGGATGACGAGCACCGCGCTGGCGAGCACGAGCGCGCCCTTCACGACCTGAAGTTTCGTGCCCGTGAGGCCCTGGTTCACGAGCGCGTTGTAGACGCCGTTGACCCCGTGGAACGTCGCCGTCACGAGGAACAGGACCATCAACGAGTAGTACGAGAGCTGTTCCATCCGCGCGGAGGACATGGCGAACGTCACCTCGTCGGCGTGGTTGACGAAGTGAAGCAGGAAGAAGTGGAAGGCCAACACGATGACGAGGAACGCCGCCGTGATGCGCTGCCAGAGCCACCGCCGACCGCCCGGCTTGAACGAGGAGTAGCGTTCCGCCATCTCAGAACACCCCTGCCATGAACGTCGGCACGCTCGCGACGACGATGGCGCCCGTCAGAACGAGCGACGCGTAGAAGCTCTTGTCCTGTGCCTCCAGCCCGACGCCGAGGTCGACGAGGAGCAGACGCAACCCGTTGAGGATGTGGAACACCGCCACCGCGAGGAGCCCCACTTCGAGGATGCGAACGACGAGGAGGCTCTCCAGCGCCTGGATGGTGTTGGTGTACGCCGCGTCACCCGATAGCGCGGTCGAGAGGACCGCGATGTGGGTGAAGAGGTATCCCACGAGCACCCAGCCCGTGAACTTGTGGAACACCCAGGCCCACATCCCGGCGGAGAACTCCCGCCACCGGCCGAAGTCCTCGACGAGGCCTCGACTGTGATACTTACTCATGCTCCTGTGTGGCTGGGTACCGGGGTGGTATAGAAGTTACGCGTTTGCGTCCGGGAGTGAAGGGGTGCGGGAGTCGATTCGGTGGGTGCCGTCTCCGTCGGGAGCCGACACACGCTGCCGGTGAGCAACGCGAAGACCGCGACCGTCGCGCCACCGCCTCAGTGCGGTCGGCGCGTGAGAGCGAGCAGCGCCCTAGCGACCGCGGGGCTTCCGTGCTGTTCGACGCGTGACCGTTTATCGTTCACCGTGTGCACGTAGCGTATCGAACGACTGCACCGACGGCTCACACGTGCGTGTGTCGGGCGGGCGACTGCTGCTGTTCGACGACGCCCAGCGTCTTCTCGTCCAGTTCCACCAGGTGACAGAGCGGGTTCCCCGGGTACACCACCGGGTTCTCCAGGACGCCGACGAGTACGCCCGTGAAGGGCGCTTTCACGGTGGTGTTGTCGTCCTTGAACGGGTTGGTGATGGTGCAGATGCGGTCGCCGATGTGGACGAGCGACCCCACCTCGTAGTGCATGTCGACGATGCCGCCGACGTCGGCGCGAATCCACGTCTTCTCCTGGTTGTCCGTGATGACTGTCCGCCAACCGGGCCACCGGACGAGGCTCGCGTCGCGGAGGCTGTACTCGGCGAACACCGACTCGACGCCCGCCAGCGCGTCGTCGATGAGTCGCCGCTGGAACCGGTGCGCCTCGCCCATCTCGATGGTGATGGTGGGAACGCCCGCGTCGGTCGCCTCGCCCCTGAGCGTGCCCTCGGGCCCCTCGCCGTCGATGATGACGTTCGAGCCGAACGCCCGGGCGAGGCGGGCGACGCGCTTGTTCTTCATGTCCGCGCGCACGTGGAGCATGTTCGTCCTCCCTCTCGTCGAGGTGTGGAAATCCAGCCCGAGGTCACACGGCTCGATGAAGTTCTGGAAGATGCGGTACGCCATCCGCTTCGCCGAGGTTGAGTCCTCGTGCCCGGGGAACGAGCGGTTCAGGTCGCGGTCGTAGATGGGGAGGTACCGCTCCTGTGCGAGGAACGCGGGGACGTTCAGCACGGGCATGCAGACGAGCGTC
Proteins encoded:
- a CDS encoding succinate dehydrogenase hydrophobic membrane anchor subunit, encoding MAERYSSFKPGGRRWLWQRITAAFLVIVLAFHFFLLHFVNHADEVTFAMSSARMEQLSYYSLMVLFLVTATFHGVNGVYNALVNQGLTGTKLQVVKGALVLASAVLVIQGIRTANAWAGFPTF
- the sdhC gene encoding succinate dehydrogenase, cytochrome b556 subunit, translated to MSKYHSRGLVEDFGRWREFSAGMWAWVFHKFTGWVLVGYLFTHIAVLSTALSGDAAYTNTIQALESLLVVRILEVGLLAVAVFHILNGLRLLLVDLGVGLEAQDKSFYASLVLTGAIVVASVPTFMAGVF
- a CDS encoding succinylglutamate desuccinylase/aspartoacylase family protein — protein: MTTDGAFTYNGGRVDPGETQNIRYGISETYLGDPVRIPVTIINGEREGPTVFLTAAAHGDELNGIEVVREVAFEWDLSDLAGTLVCMPVLNVPAFLAQERYLPIYDRDLNRSFPGHEDSTSAKRMAYRIFQNFIEPCDLGLDFHTSTRGRTNMLHVRADMKNKRVARLARAFGSNVIIDGEGPEGTLRGEATDAGVPTITIEMGEAHRFQRRLIDDALAGVESVFAEYSLRDASLVRWPGWRTVITDNQEKTWIRADVGGIVDMHYEVGSLVHIGDRICTITNPFKDDNTTVKAPFTGVLVGVLENPVVYPGNPLCHLVELDEKTLGVVEQQQSPARHTHV